From Salvia splendens isolate huo1 chromosome 3, SspV2, whole genome shotgun sequence, a single genomic window includes:
- the LOC121796667 gene encoding 3-ketoacyl-CoA synthase 6-like, with protein FVRAAGITAVDLADDLLKAYPSSYALIVSTEVVSFTWYGGNELDMLLPNCFFRMGAAAVLLSNNRLERWRSKYQLNHVVRTHKGMDDRSYRSIQLKEDAGGKQGLSVSKDVVEVGGHAPKANITTLGPLVLPVSEQLHFFKSLVWKKSSSSKPYIPDYKLAFEHVCILATSRKALDEMQKNLDLTDEYMEASRKMLERFGNTSSSSIWYELAYLEAKSKIKCNSAVWKAIRTVKHRNRNPWKEN; from the exons AGTGGACCTCGCTGACGACCTCTTGAAAGCCTACCCAAGCTCGTACGCCTTGATAGTCAGCACAGAGGTTGTCAGCTTCACCTGGTATGGCGGGAACGAGCTGGACATGCTGCTCCCCAACTGCTTCTTCCGGATGGGGGCCGCCGCCGTGCTGCTCTCCAACAACCGCCTTGAGCGGTGGCGGTCAAAATATCAACTAAACCAT GTGGTACGGACGCACAAAGGAATGGACGACCGGAGCTATAGGAGCATACAGCTCAAGGAAGACGCGGGAGGAAAGCAAGGGTTGTCAGTGAGCAAAGATGTGGTGGAAGTGGGAGGGCATGCTCCCAAGGCCAACATTACCACACTAGGGCCACTGGTGCTGCCTGTTTCCGAGCAGTTACATTTTTTCAAGTCGCTGGTGTGGAAGAAGAGCAGCTCGTCCAAGCCCTACATCCCCGACTACAAGCTGGCGTTCGAGCACGTGTGCATACTGGCGACGAGCAGGAAAGCACTAGACGAGATGCAGAAGAACCTGGACCTTACAGACGAGTACATGGAGGCGTCAAGAAAGATGTTGGAGCGGTTTGGAAACACGTCGAGCAGCAGCATCTGGTATGAGCTAGCTTACTTGGAAGCCAAGAGCAAGATCAAGTGTAACAGTGCTGTATGGAAAGCTATCAGAACTGTTAAGCATCGCAACAGAAACCCATGGAAGGAGAATTGA